Proteins encoded within one genomic window of Nordella sp. HKS 07:
- a CDS encoding substrate-binding domain-containing protein gives MQRALRKSAMFFTAALALGVGATAQASGDKLKIGFSQGTMESSWRVNMVEGNRKYAEANLPDVELIVTNGENNASKQVADVESLLAQGIQTLIISPVTADALTPVVKQAMDAGIPVVTLDRKVNTDVTLHIGADNKLIGKSAGSYVCKALGGKGNVVEIQGTAGASATVDRHDLFVETIGKECPDVKIVASQVANYVREPAIKFMEDTLQRFKDGEIQLVYAHNDDMALGAVTALEAANRQKGVLVVGIDGENAAYDAIKSGKMVATFTYHFVAPEGVQYGYKIAKGEKLDKEIVLPTHQVDSSNVDQFLGKGF, from the coding sequence ATGCAGAGAGCCTTAAGAAAAAGCGCAATGTTCTTCACGGCCGCCTTGGCCTTAGGCGTCGGCGCCACAGCGCAGGCGAGTGGCGACAAGCTGAAGATCGGCTTCTCGCAAGGCACGATGGAAAGCTCGTGGCGCGTCAACATGGTGGAAGGCAACCGCAAATATGCGGAAGCCAATCTGCCCGATGTCGAGCTCATCGTCACCAATGGTGAGAACAACGCCTCGAAGCAGGTGGCCGATGTCGAGAGCCTGCTCGCCCAGGGAATTCAAACGCTGATCATCAGCCCGGTCACCGCCGACGCGCTGACACCCGTCGTGAAGCAGGCGATGGATGCCGGCATTCCGGTGGTGACGCTCGACCGCAAGGTCAATACCGACGTTACCCTGCATATCGGCGCCGACAACAAGCTGATCGGCAAGTCGGCCGGCAGCTATGTGTGCAAGGCGCTGGGCGGCAAGGGCAATGTGGTGGAGATTCAGGGCACGGCCGGCGCCTCGGCTACCGTCGACCGGCATGATCTCTTCGTCGAGACGATCGGCAAGGAATGCCCGGATGTGAAGATCGTCGCTAGCCAAGTCGCCAATTATGTGCGCGAGCCCGCGATCAAGTTCATGGAGGACACGCTGCAGCGCTTCAAGGACGGCGAGATCCAGCTCGTCTATGCCCATAATGACGACATGGCGCTGGGTGCGGTGACCGCGCTTGAGGCCGCCAACAGGCAGAAGGGCGTTTTGGTCGTCGGAATCGACGGCGAGAACGCCGCCTACGACGCAATCAAGTCCGGCAAGATGGTCGCCACCTTCACCTATCACTTCGTGGCGCCAGAAGGCGTCCAATATGGCTACAAGATCGCCAAGGGCGAGAAGCTCGACAAGGAGATCGTGCTGCCCACCCACCAGGTAGATTCCAGCAATGTCGATCAGTTCCTGGGCAAAGGGTTCTGA
- a CDS encoding invasion associated locus B family protein has translation MGQLARLFGMGLVAAGILATGALAAASQETTNPEQPKQNAAPREAWATNCSSPARGQAQDCAMEQRAVASETGQAIAQITIRVPQDTKKPVTMVQVPLGLFLPAGLSVDVDGDLSENFPFQTCNNSGCFVGFPIPDVMLKAMFNGGKLNLTFQNLNKKPVVLPMSLSGFTGAYNKIK, from the coding sequence ATGGGACAGTTGGCGCGTTTGTTCGGCATGGGCCTGGTAGCGGCAGGGATTCTCGCGACAGGCGCGCTTGCCGCCGCATCGCAGGAGACGACCAACCCGGAGCAGCCGAAGCAGAATGCGGCACCGCGCGAGGCCTGGGCGACCAATTGCTCCTCGCCCGCCCGCGGCCAGGCGCAGGACTGCGCGATGGAGCAGCGCGCCGTCGCGAGCGAGACCGGCCAGGCGATCGCCCAGATCACCATCCGCGTGCCGCAAGACACCAAGAAACCGGTCACCATGGTGCAGGTGCCGCTCGGTCTGTTCCTGCCGGCCGGCCTGTCGGTCGATGTCGACGGCGATCTGTCGGAAAACTTCCCGTTTCAGACCTGCAATAATAGTGGCTGCTTCGTCGGTTTTCCGATTCCCGACGTTATGCTCAAGGCCATGTTCAATGGCGGCAAGCTCAACCTGACGTTTCAGAATCTGAACAAGAAGCCGGTCGTGCTGCCAATGTCGCTGTCGGGCTTTACCGGGGCCTATAACAAGATCAAATAG
- a CDS encoding alanine racemase, producing the protein MLRVEDLDTPAVIVFLDRLEANIARVQSLIARQGIGNRPHIKTHKIPAIAQMQMQAGAVGLTCQKLGELEVFVDAGVCDDYLLTYNIIGPHKTDRLMRLAGRVKRLAVVADNDVVLRGLSEAGLRHSRDIPLLIECDTGFGRNGVQSPEAALDLARLALKLPRIAFEGLMMFPNTAPHTHEFFTRAVKLFREAGIKLPVVSGGGTPALNSLAEFPMMTEHRAGTYVYNDVMMVHSGVASWQDCALQVRATVVSRPSPARAVLDCGSKVLTSDQYYVQHYGRLADYPGAVISALSEEHAIVDLTAVSKRPKIGEVVNVIPNHCCSVSNMNDEVHGVRNGVVELTWPVAARGKVR; encoded by the coding sequence ATGCTCCGCGTTGAAGATCTCGACACACCGGCCGTCATCGTCTTCCTCGACCGGCTCGAAGCCAATATCGCGCGGGTGCAGAGCCTGATCGCGCGGCAAGGCATCGGCAACCGACCCCATATCAAGACGCACAAGATCCCGGCCATCGCCCAAATGCAGATGCAGGCCGGCGCCGTGGGCCTCACCTGCCAGAAGCTCGGCGAGCTCGAGGTCTTCGTCGATGCCGGCGTGTGCGACGACTATCTGCTCACCTACAACATCATCGGCCCGCACAAGACCGACCGATTGATGCGGCTTGCCGGTCGCGTGAAGCGGCTTGCCGTGGTCGCCGACAATGACGTTGTTCTGCGCGGGCTCTCGGAAGCGGGCCTGCGCCACAGCCGCGACATCCCGCTCCTCATCGAATGCGATACGGGCTTCGGCCGCAATGGCGTGCAGTCGCCGGAGGCGGCGCTCGATCTCGCCAGGTTGGCGCTGAAGCTGCCGCGCATCGCCTTCGAAGGGTTGATGATGTTCCCCAACACAGCACCCCACACTCATGAATTCTTCACCCGCGCCGTGAAGTTGTTCCGCGAGGCTGGCATAAAGCTGCCTGTGGTCTCAGGTGGCGGCACGCCTGCCCTCAACAGCCTGGCCGAGTTTCCGATGATGACCGAGCATCGCGCCGGCACTTATGTCTATAACGACGTGATGATGGTGCATTCGGGTGTCGCATCCTGGCAGGACTGCGCGCTGCAGGTGCGCGCCACCGTGGTAAGCCGCCCGTCGCCTGCGCGCGCCGTGCTCGATTGTGGCTCCAAGGTGTTGACTTCTGATCAATATTACGTCCAGCATTATGGCCGGCTCGCCGACTATCCGGGCGCCGTCATTTCGGCGCTGTCCGAAGAGCATGCGATCGTCGATCTGACTGCCGTGTCCAAACGTCCGAAGATTGGTGAGGTGGTGAATGTCATTCCCAATCATTGCTGCTCGGTTTCCAACATGAATGACGAGGTGCATGGCGTGCGCAACGGCGTGGTCGAGCTCACCTGGCCGGTGGCGGCGCGCGGCAAGGTACGCTGA
- a CDS encoding GMC family oxidoreductase, which yields MTTRRHLGSWDYVIVGAGSAGCVLANRLSARSGNRVLLIEAGGSDNYHWIHIPIGYLYCMGNPRTDWGYSTVAEAGLNGRSLAYPRGKVMGGCSSINGMIYMRGQAADYDHWQQLGNPGWGWESVLPLFRKSERHHALGEPYHGQDGELRVERQRLSWPILDAVREAAEELGVPKIDDFNGGDNLGSSYFEVNQKAGFRFNSVRAFLAPVRHRANLTVLSHAQAERILFDGRRAKGLELRLKGESVRLDVGKELILSAGAIGSPQLLQLSGIGPSALLARHGIPVLYELPGVGENLQDHLQIRTAFRISGAATLNERQAKLRGKLGIALEYALRRTGPMAMAPSQLGIFMRSDQRFATPNIEFHVQPLSLERFGEPLHSFPAITVSVCNLRPESRGHVRIVSGDPKAHPEIAPNYLSTAGDREVAAQSIAIARRLMQTKRLAAYRPVEFKPGTEIQTPEELARAAGDIATTIFHPVGTAKMGTDRHSVVDPSLCVHGIAALRVVDASIMPTIVSGNTHAPVVMIAEKAAELINTRLF from the coding sequence GTGACGACGCGCCGCCATCTCGGGAGCTGGGACTATGTGATCGTCGGCGCCGGATCGGCAGGCTGTGTGCTCGCCAATCGCCTGAGCGCCCGCTCCGGCAACCGCGTGCTGCTCATCGAAGCCGGCGGCTCCGACAACTACCACTGGATTCACATTCCCATCGGCTATCTCTATTGCATGGGCAATCCGCGCACCGACTGGGGCTACAGCACGGTGGCGGAAGCCGGACTCAACGGACGCTCGCTCGCTTATCCGCGCGGCAAGGTGATGGGCGGCTGCTCATCGATCAACGGCATGATCTATATGCGCGGCCAGGCCGCCGATTATGATCACTGGCAGCAGCTCGGCAATCCCGGCTGGGGCTGGGAGAGCGTGCTGCCGCTGTTCCGTAAGTCGGAACGCCATCACGCTCTGGGCGAACCCTATCACGGCCAGGACGGCGAGCTCAGGGTCGAGCGGCAGAGACTCTCCTGGCCGATCCTCGATGCGGTGCGTGAAGCTGCGGAAGAGCTGGGTGTGCCGAAGATCGATGACTTCAACGGCGGCGACAATTTGGGCTCGTCCTATTTCGAGGTCAATCAGAAGGCCGGCTTCAGGTTCAATTCGGTGCGCGCCTTTCTCGCACCCGTGCGGCATCGCGCCAACCTCACCGTGCTCAGCCATGCCCAGGCCGAGCGCATCCTGTTCGACGGCAGGCGCGCCAAGGGGCTGGAGCTCAGGTTGAAGGGCGAAAGCGTCAGGCTCGATGTCGGCAAAGAGCTCATCCTGTCGGCCGGCGCTATCGGCTCTCCGCAGCTTCTGCAATTGTCAGGGATAGGACCTTCGGCGCTGCTCGCCCGCCACGGCATCCCGGTGCTGTATGAGCTTCCGGGCGTGGGCGAAAATCTGCAGGACCATCTGCAGATCCGCACCGCCTTCAGGATATCCGGTGCCGCCACCTTGAATGAAAGACAGGCGAAGCTTCGGGGCAAGCTCGGCATCGCGCTCGAATATGCGCTCAGACGCACAGGCCCGATGGCGATGGCGCCGAGCCAGCTCGGCATCTTCATGCGCTCCGATCAGCGCTTCGCCACGCCCAATATCGAGTTCCACGTCCAGCCCTTGTCGCTAGAGCGCTTCGGCGAGCCCTTGCATTCCTTTCCGGCGATCACCGTGTCGGTGTGCAATCTGCGTCCCGAATCGCGTGGACATGTGCGGATCGTTTCAGGTGATCCCAAAGCCCATCCCGAGATCGCGCCAAATTATCTGTCGACCGCGGGCGACCGTGAGGTGGCGGCGCAGTCGATCGCCATCGCGCGTCGCCTGATGCAGACGAAACGTCTGGCCGCCTACCGGCCGGTGGAGTTCAAGCCGGGCACGGAAATCCAGACGCCGGAGGAGCTGGCGCGGGCGGCGGGCGACATCGCGACGACCATCTTCCATCCCGTCGGGACAGCAAAGATGGGGACCGACCGGCACAGCGTGGTCGATCCTTCACTCTGCGTTCATGGCATCGCCGCCTTGCGCGTCGTCGACGCCTCGATCATGCCCACCATCGTCTCAGGCAATACCCATGCGCCCGTGGTGATGATCGCCGAAAAGGCGGCTGAACTCATTAATACGCGATTATTTTAG
- a CDS encoding ABC transporter permease yields the protein MIDEKLDRRQAAPSLTAFGVTQLRRLGALRASGLIWVLVIMCAVAALVSDAFLNPFNLINVLRQVALFGIVSVGMTFVILTAGIDLSVGSIVAVVAVTAAMLLDAAVPIPLVIVAGLAIGSAMGAANGAGITLGGIPPFIMTLGTMVMGRGLAMTISDGHPIHFRAVADQFAWLGQGHLLGLPVPVWVFAVVASLAAGILRLTAFGRNIYAVGSNPEAARLAGIDVKRTIFMVYLISGFLSGLTALIFISRLTVGEPVAGTGLELEAIAITVIGGTSLFGGEGRISGTILGAAIVAVLANILNLFGVSPFTQQIVKGAIIVAAVLFEIIRRRKASAP from the coding sequence ATGATCGACGAGAAGCTCGACCGGCGGCAGGCGGCCCCCAGCTTGACCGCTTTCGGCGTCACCCAGCTTAGACGCCTCGGCGCCTTGCGCGCCTCAGGCCTGATCTGGGTGCTCGTCATCATGTGCGCCGTCGCGGCTTTGGTGTCGGACGCCTTCCTCAACCCGTTCAATCTCATCAATGTGCTGCGCCAGGTGGCGCTGTTCGGCATCGTCTCGGTCGGCATGACCTTCGTCATCCTCACCGCCGGCATCGATCTCTCGGTCGGCTCGATCGTTGCCGTCGTCGCGGTGACGGCGGCGATGCTGCTCGATGCCGCGGTGCCCATTCCGCTCGTCATCGTCGCCGGTCTCGCCATCGGCTCGGCTATGGGGGCCGCCAATGGCGCCGGCATCACGCTCGGCGGCATCCCGCCCTTCATCATGACGCTCGGCACGATGGTGATGGGGCGCGGCCTCGCCATGACCATTTCCGATGGCCATCCGATCCATTTCCGCGCCGTCGCCGATCAGTTCGCCTGGCTGGGTCAGGGCCATCTGCTCGGCCTGCCGGTGCCGGTCTGGGTCTTCGCCGTGGTCGCGTCACTCGCGGCGGGAATCCTGCGCCTCACCGCCTTCGGCCGCAACATCTATGCGGTCGGCAGCAATCCGGAAGCGGCGCGCCTCGCCGGCATCGACGTCAAGCGCACCATCTTCATGGTCTATCTGATCAGCGGCTTTCTCTCCGGCCTCACGGCCCTAATTTTCATCTCGCGCCTCACCGTCGGCGAACCGGTCGCCGGCACCGGCCTCGAGCTCGAGGCCATCGCTATCACCGTCATCGGCGGCACCAGCCTGTTCGGTGGCGAAGGCCGCATCAGTGGCACCATACTGGGGGCGGCGATCGTCGCGGTGCTCGCCAATATCCTCAATCTGTTCGGCGTCTCGCCCTTCACCCAGCAGATCGTCAAGGGCGCCATCATCGTCGCCGCGGTGCTGTTCGAGATCATCCGGAGACGAAAAGCTTCCGCGCCATAG
- a CDS encoding M20 aminoacylase family protein: MPLLNTASETQPEIAAWRRSLHSRPELLFDVHETAKFVAEKLTAFGCDEVVTGIGRTGIVGLIRGRHGEGPAIGLRADMDALPITEATGLPYASQVPGRMHACGHDGHTAMLLGAARHLCETRNFKGSVAVIFQPAEEGGGGGREMVEDGMMERFAIRQVFGLHNEPGVPVGRFSIRAGSFMAAYDEITITVTGRGGHAAMPHQTIDPIFIGAQIISALQGIVARNTDPVDALVVSITKFHAGDAMNVIPPSAELAGTVRTLSKDVREAAETRIRATVEGVAKALGGAASLDYVRKYPVTVNHEAETQIAIAAARDVMGEGSIETEAKPIMGAEDFAFMLEARPGAMIFIGNGDTAWCHNPEYDFNDEAIPVGVSYWVRLAEMLLKP, encoded by the coding sequence ATGCCTCTTCTCAACACAGCTTCCGAAACCCAGCCTGAAATCGCCGCCTGGCGGCGCAGCCTGCACAGCCGGCCGGAGCTCCTGTTCGACGTGCATGAGACGGCGAAATTCGTCGCCGAGAAGCTCACAGCCTTCGGCTGCGACGAGGTGGTGACCGGCATCGGCCGCACCGGGATCGTCGGTCTCATCCGCGGCCGGCATGGCGAGGGGCCGGCGATCGGGCTCAGGGCGGATATGGACGCGCTGCCGATCACCGAGGCGACCGGGCTTCCCTATGCATCCCAGGTGCCGGGCCGTATGCATGCCTGCGGCCATGACGGACACACCGCCATGCTGCTCGGCGCCGCCCGCCATCTCTGCGAGACGCGCAATTTCAAGGGCAGCGTGGCGGTCATCTTCCAGCCGGCCGAGGAAGGTGGCGGCGGCGGGCGCGAAATGGTGGAGGACGGCATGATGGAGCGCTTCGCCATCCGCCAGGTTTTCGGCCTTCATAACGAGCCGGGTGTTCCGGTCGGGCGGTTCAGCATCCGCGCCGGCTCCTTCATGGCCGCCTATGACGAGATCACCATCACTGTCACCGGGCGCGGCGGCCATGCCGCCATGCCGCATCAGACGATCGATCCCATCTTCATCGGCGCCCAGATCATCTCGGCGCTGCAGGGAATAGTGGCGCGCAATACCGATCCCGTCGATGCGCTCGTCGTGTCGATCACCAAGTTCCATGCCGGCGACGCCATGAATGTGATCCCGCCGTCGGCTGAGCTCGCCGGCACGGTGCGCACGCTGTCCAAGGATGTGCGCGAGGCGGCCGAGACGCGCATCCGCGCGACGGTTGAAGGTGTCGCGAAAGCCCTGGGCGGCGCGGCGAGCCTCGACTATGTCCGCAAATATCCGGTCACCGTCAATCACGAGGCGGAAACACAGATCGCGATCGCCGCGGCGCGCGACGTCATGGGAGAGGGCTCGATCGAGACGGAGGCGAAGCCGATCATGGGGGCAGAGGATTTCGCCTTCATGCTGGAGGCGCGGCCGGGGGCGATGATCTTCATCGGCAATGGCGATACCGCCTGGTGCCACAACCCCGAATACGACTTTAATGACGAAGCGATCCCCGTCGGCGTCAGCTATTGGGTCAGGCTCGCGGAAATGCTGCTCAAGCCCTGA
- the kduD gene encoding 2-dehydro-3-deoxy-D-gluconate 5-dehydrogenase KduD → MREEIARLFDLTGRTALVTGARSGLGQAMALALAAAGADISGLGSSPMPETRKLIEEAGRGFCEIQCDLALLDDADEVVCGAAHELGPVDILVNCAGIIRRAEIGQLAIETWDEVLDVNLRSLFLLSQAAARHMVAYQRPGRIINIASLLSFQGGIRVAAYTAAKHGVAGLTRAMANELAPAGITVNAIAPGYMATANTLALRDDPVRSREILGRIPIGRWGVPQDIATAILFLASPASSYVTGTVVTVDGGWLAR, encoded by the coding sequence ATGCGCGAAGAAATAGCCCGCCTGTTCGACCTAACCGGTAGAACGGCTTTGGTCACAGGCGCTCGAAGCGGGCTCGGCCAAGCCATGGCGCTGGCGCTCGCGGCCGCCGGCGCCGACATATCGGGACTCGGTTCATCACCCATGCCAGAGACACGCAAGCTCATCGAAGAGGCGGGCCGCGGCTTCTGCGAGATCCAGTGCGATCTGGCGCTGCTCGACGATGCCGATGAAGTCGTCTGCGGCGCCGCCCATGAGCTGGGACCGGTCGACATACTGGTCAATTGCGCCGGCATCATCCGGCGCGCCGAGATCGGCCAATTGGCGATCGAGACCTGGGACGAGGTGCTCGACGTCAATCTGCGCAGCCTGTTTCTCTTGAGCCAGGCGGCGGCGCGCCACATGGTGGCCTATCAGCGGCCGGGACGCATCATCAATATCGCCTCGCTATTGTCCTTTCAGGGTGGGATCAGGGTGGCGGCCTATACGGCGGCTAAGCATGGCGTCGCCGGCCTAACGCGCGCCATGGCCAATGAACTGGCGCCGGCCGGCATCACCGTCAATGCGATTGCGCCCGGTTATATGGCGACCGCCAACACGCTGGCGCTGCGGGACGATCCCGTAAGATCGCGGGAGATACTTGGCCGCATCCCAATAGGACGCTGGGGCGTCCCGCAAGATATCGCGACCGCGATCCTGTTCCTCGCCTCGCCCGCCAGCTCCTATGTGACGGGCACGGTGGTCACGGTCGATGGCGGCTGGCTCGCGCGCTAA
- a CDS encoding FadR/GntR family transcriptional regulator, with amino-acid sequence MAQEMSRLTFGQGPKRNLFAHVVESIGLRIIRGELSPSLPFPKEADLGTEFGASRSVIREAVKSLAARGLITSQTRTGIRVLEPINWNLLDAEVLNWRYSVMPPDQFYGELFEIRRLIEPEAARLAALRGSATEIAAIVSAFAAMSEASRAERSGVAADLAFHRAILAAAHNALLLQMGNLIAVGLDIAHRLSSESFVVFLPMHKAVLDAILARDGEKGEAAMRHLLSETQEFMSRLIRA; translated from the coding sequence ATGGCCCAAGAGATGTCGAGACTCACTTTCGGGCAAGGCCCGAAGCGCAATCTCTTCGCCCATGTGGTGGAAAGCATCGGCCTGCGCATCATCAGGGGCGAGCTCAGTCCCTCGCTGCCTTTTCCCAAGGAGGCCGATCTCGGCACCGAATTCGGCGCCAGCCGCTCCGTCATCCGCGAGGCGGTGAAGTCGCTGGCGGCGCGCGGCCTCATCACCTCACAGACACGCACCGGCATCCGCGTGCTCGAACCGATCAACTGGAACCTGCTCGATGCCGAAGTGCTGAACTGGCGCTACAGCGTCATGCCGCCTGACCAGTTCTATGGCGAGCTGTTCGAGATCCGTCGGCTGATCGAGCCCGAGGCGGCGCGCCTCGCCGCGTTGCGTGGCAGTGCGACGGAGATCGCCGCGATAGTCTCGGCCTTCGCCGCCATGAGCGAGGCGTCACGCGCCGAGCGGTCAGGCGTCGCGGCCGATCTTGCCTTCCACCGCGCCATCCTCGCGGCGGCTCACAATGCCCTGCTTCTGCAGATGGGCAATCTGATCGCCGTCGGCCTCGATATCGCGCATCGCCTGTCGAGCGAATCCTTCGTCGTCTTCCTCCCGATGCACAAGGCGGTCCTCGATGCGATCCTGGCGCGCGACGGCGAGAAAGGTGAAGCCGCCATGCGCCATCTTCTCTCGGAAACGCAGGAATTCATGAGCCGCCTGATCAGGGCTTGA
- a CDS encoding sugar ABC transporter ATP-binding protein produces MAQGSQAQNVAGAALVLSMRGVCKSFPGVVALENVDLDVDQGEVLGLVGENGAGKSTLIKILSGAHHADQGEITIAGEKVDRPTPLQMLERGVAVIYQETMLAPHLSVAENIWLGRMPKTRAGLIDWPGTWRASREVLTRLGFNLDPKTSTGALSVAQRQMTEIAGALSRHARLVVLDEPSAVLGAAELEKLFEIIRKLARNGVSFIYISHRLSEVFAICDRVTVLRDGRVVGGGATASLDNQSLVSMMVGRKIEDIYPERRRRPGPVALAAQGLTRGTALRDVGIDVRAGEILGICGLAGSGRSELLRGLAGADRVEASSFTLLDGKRPTSPKQAIARGLCLLPEDRKSEGCFLPQDVAFNISISGLARIRRRGILNRRQEEMAVRTLIDRLRIRTRGPAEKISQLSGGNQQKCLIARSLNARCRVLLIDEPTRGVDVGAKRELYQLMAKLADEEGVAIVMVSSELPEILGLSDRIIVMREGRVAGRFDRAEANEEVLMRAALGLDRRHAEGAAA; encoded by the coding sequence GTGGCACAGGGATCGCAGGCGCAAAACGTAGCCGGCGCGGCGCTGGTGCTCTCCATGCGCGGGGTCTGCAAGAGCTTTCCGGGCGTCGTGGCGCTCGAAAATGTCGATCTCGACGTCGATCAAGGCGAGGTGCTGGGCCTTGTCGGCGAGAACGGCGCGGGCAAATCCACCCTCATCAAGATTCTCTCAGGCGCCCATCATGCGGATCAAGGCGAGATCACCATCGCCGGCGAGAAGGTCGACCGGCCGACGCCGCTGCAGATGCTGGAGCGCGGCGTCGCCGTCATCTATCAGGAAACGATGCTGGCGCCGCATCTGAGCGTGGCCGAGAATATCTGGCTCGGGCGGATGCCGAAGACCCGCGCCGGCCTCATCGACTGGCCGGGAACCTGGCGGGCGAGCCGCGAGGTGCTGACGCGCCTCGGCTTCAATCTCGATCCCAAGACGAGCACCGGCGCCTTGAGCGTCGCGCAACGCCAGATGACCGAGATCGCCGGTGCTCTGTCGCGCCATGCGCGCCTCGTGGTGCTGGACGAGCCCTCGGCGGTCTTGGGTGCGGCCGAGCTCGAGAAGCTGTTCGAGATCATCCGCAAGCTCGCGCGCAACGGTGTCAGCTTCATCTATATCTCGCATCGCCTGTCCGAGGTCTTCGCGATCTGCGATCGGGTCACCGTGCTGCGCGACGGGCGTGTCGTCGGTGGCGGCGCCACGGCTTCGCTCGACAATCAAAGCCTCGTCAGCATGATGGTCGGCCGCAAGATCGAGGACATCTATCCTGAACGCCGGCGCCGGCCGGGGCCGGTGGCGCTCGCAGCCCAGGGACTCACGCGCGGAACGGCCTTGCGGGATGTCGGCATCGATGTACGGGCCGGCGAGATTCTGGGCATATGCGGTCTCGCGGGCTCCGGCCGCTCCGAACTCCTGCGGGGTCTCGCCGGCGCCGACCGTGTCGAGGCCTCGTCCTTCACGCTCCTGGACGGAAAGCGACCGACGAGCCCGAAGCAGGCGATCGCGCGTGGTCTGTGCCTCTTGCCCGAAGACCGCAAATCGGAAGGCTGCTTCCTGCCGCAGGACGTCGCCTTCAATATCAGCATTTCCGGGCTGGCGCGGATCAGGCGCCGGGGAATTCTGAACCGGCGCCAGGAAGAGATGGCGGTGCGGACGCTGATCGACCGCCTGCGTATCCGCACCAGGGGACCGGCGGAAAAGATCAGCCAGCTTTCCGGTGGCAATCAGCAGAAATGCCTGATCGCGCGCAGCCTCAATGCCAGATGCCGCGTGCTTCTGATCGACGAGCCGACGCGCGGCGTCGATGTTGGCGCCAAGCGCGAGCTTTATCAATTGATGGCGAAGCTCGCCGACGAAGAGGGCGTCGCCATCGTCATGGTCTCCTCCGAGCTTCCTGAGATACTGGGCTTGAGCGACCGCATCATCGTGATGCGCGAGGGCCGGGTGGCCGGACGGTTCGACCGCGCCGAAGCCAACGAAGAAGTTCTGATGCGCGCCGCCCTTGGTCTCGACCGGCGGCACGCGGAAGGAGCGGCGGCATGA
- a CDS encoding DUF488 domain-containing protein, whose translation MPAIEVKRIYDAPARGDGLRILVDRIWPRGISKEKAALDFWAKDVAPSTALRQWFHHDPSRWSEFKTRYLAELATHEAELADLRARIAGHKATLLYAAANITQNHAHVLKDVLSRPASRD comes from the coding sequence ATGCCGGCGATTGAGGTGAAGCGGATCTATGATGCGCCGGCGCGCGGCGACGGCCTGCGCATTCTGGTCGATCGCATCTGGCCGCGCGGCATCTCCAAGGAGAAGGCGGCGCTCGATTTCTGGGCCAAGGACGTGGCGCCTTCCACGGCGCTGCGCCAGTGGTTTCATCATGATCCGAGCCGCTGGAGCGAATTCAAGACACGCTATTTAGCCGAGCTCGCGACACATGAGGCGGAGCTCGCCGACTTGCGCGCCAGGATCGCCGGCCACAAGGCGACGCTCCTCTATGCGGCGGCGAACATCACGCAAAATCACGCGCATGTGCTGAAGGATGTTCTTTCGCGACCGGCATCGCGTGATTGA